A DNA window from Caulobacter mirabilis contains the following coding sequences:
- a CDS encoding ribonucleoside-diphosphate reductase subunit alpha gives MMGDAARQIPLGEAAGDAAWTGGDRPQLALVQKVEVDRSRDALLTDFGKTTLEDRYLLPGESYQDMFARVATAFADDAEHAQRVYDYMSRLWFMPATPVLSNGGADRGLPISCFLNAVGDSLNGIVDTWNENVWLAANGGGIGTYWGGVRSIGEKVKGAGQTSGIIPFIRVMDSLTLAISQGSLRRGSAAVYLDIHHPEIEEFLEIRKPSGDFNRKSLNLHHGISITDEFMFAVRDGEKFGLRSPKTGEVLREVDARALWQKVLELRLQTGEPYLIFSDHVNKAMPAHQRDLGLKVRQSNLCSEIMLHTGTDHLGRERTAVCCLSSVNAETFLEWRDEPRFIEDVMRFLDNVLEDFIQRAPVDAKAAVYAAQRERSVGLGLMGFHSFLQAQNVPFESALAKSWNMRLFKHLRREADKASVKLAEEKGPCPDAADRGVMERFSHKLAIAPTASISIICGGTSAGIEPIPANIYTHKTLSGSFAVRNPYLEALLEEKGRNTPAVWDSILENEGSVQHLDFLSQDDKDVYKTAFEIDQRWVIELAADRTPDICQSQSVNVFLPGDVDKWDLHMLHWQAWERGMKSLYYLRSKSVQRAAHAGAETASNDVVDMASAAKTDYEECLACQ, from the coding sequence ATGATGGGCGACGCGGCGCGGCAAATTCCCCTCGGTGAAGCGGCAGGAGACGCCGCCTGGACCGGTGGGGATCGACCCCAGCTGGCTCTGGTTCAGAAGGTCGAGGTCGACCGTTCGCGCGATGCGCTGCTGACCGACTTTGGCAAGACGACGCTCGAGGATCGCTACCTGCTGCCGGGCGAGTCCTACCAGGACATGTTCGCGCGCGTCGCCACGGCCTTCGCCGACGACGCCGAGCACGCCCAGCGCGTCTACGACTACATGAGCCGCCTGTGGTTCATGCCGGCGACCCCGGTGCTGTCGAACGGCGGCGCCGACCGCGGCCTGCCGATCAGCTGCTTCCTGAACGCCGTCGGCGACTCGCTGAACGGCATCGTCGACACCTGGAATGAGAACGTCTGGCTCGCGGCCAACGGCGGCGGCATCGGCACCTACTGGGGCGGCGTCCGGTCGATCGGCGAGAAGGTCAAGGGCGCCGGCCAGACCAGCGGCATCATCCCCTTCATCCGCGTGATGGACAGCCTGACGCTGGCGATCAGCCAGGGCAGCCTGCGCCGCGGCTCGGCGGCGGTGTACCTCGACATCCACCACCCTGAGATCGAAGAGTTCCTCGAGATCCGCAAGCCGTCGGGCGACTTCAACCGCAAGTCCCTGAACCTGCACCACGGCATCTCGATCACCGACGAGTTCATGTTCGCCGTCCGCGACGGCGAGAAGTTCGGCCTGCGCTCGCCCAAGACCGGCGAAGTCCTGCGCGAGGTCGACGCCCGCGCCCTGTGGCAGAAGGTCCTGGAGCTGCGCCTGCAGACCGGCGAGCCCTACCTGATCTTCTCCGATCACGTGAACAAGGCGATGCCGGCGCACCAGCGCGACCTCGGCCTCAAGGTCCGCCAGTCGAACCTGTGCAGCGAGATCATGTTGCACACCGGCACGGACCACCTGGGCAGGGAGCGGACCGCGGTCTGCTGCCTGTCGTCGGTCAACGCCGAGACCTTCCTGGAGTGGCGCGACGAGCCCCGCTTCATCGAGGACGTCATGCGCTTCCTCGACAACGTGCTGGAGGACTTCATCCAGCGCGCGCCGGTCGACGCCAAGGCCGCCGTCTATGCCGCCCAGCGCGAGCGTTCGGTCGGCCTGGGCCTGATGGGCTTCCACAGCTTCCTGCAGGCGCAGAACGTCCCGTTCGAGAGCGCCCTGGCCAAGAGCTGGAACATGCGGCTCTTCAAGCACCTGCGCCGTGAAGCCGACAAGGCGTCGGTCAAGCTGGCCGAGGAGAAGGGCCCCTGCCCCGACGCCGCCGACCGCGGCGTGATGGAGCGCTTCTCGCACAAGCTGGCCATCGCCCCGACCGCCTCGATCTCGATCATCTGCGGCGGCACCTCGGCGGGCATCGAGCCGATCCCGGCCAATATCTACACCCACAAGACCCTGTCGGGCTCGTTCGCGGTGCGGAACCCCTACCTGGAGGCCCTGCTCGAGGAGAAGGGTCGGAACACCCCGGCGGTCTGGGACAGCATCCTGGAGAACGAGGGCTCGGTGCAGCACCTCGACTTCCTCAGCCAGGACGACAAGGACGTCTACAAGACGGCGTTCGAGATCGACCAACGCTGGGTCATCGAACTGGCCGCCGACCGCACGCCGGACATCTGCCAGAGCCAGTCGGTCAACGTCTTCCTGCCGGGCGACGTCGACAAGTGGGACCTGCACATGCTGCACTGGCAGGCCTGGGAGCGGGGCATGAAGAGCCTCTACTATCTGCGCTCCAAGTCGGTGCAGCGCGCCGCGCACGCCGGCGCCGAGACCGCCTCGAACGACGTGGTCGACATGGCCTCGGCCGCCAAGACCGACTACGAGGAATGCCTCGCCTGCCAGTAG
- a CDS encoding TonB-dependent receptor plug domain-containing protein, whose amino-acid sequence MSAANRSILLCASALASAVSLQALPALAQEAQVSEVVVTGSRIARKDYVSESPIVTVGQDQIAAVGMTTIENTLNQLPQFTASNGAGTNTTNFVTTPGQSYANLRGLTPVRTLVLVDGRRVVAGNPNGVVDLNTVPTFLVDSVETITGGASAVYGSDAIAGVVNIKLKRDFEGFQADAQYGQTSAGDGGQTSLAIAGGLDINDGRGNLSVALTYDKREGLFASDRDWAAIGYSILNTGLTPSGAATIPDGRYDPTSNAAGAANLPTQAALDLVFGGYGVAPGTVARNSTISFNADGTLFTTAPVRNYRGQQTPGFSAANYTFNSADYRYLSLPLERYSLFAQGHYDLNESIEAYGTASYTTYDVSRQLGPASASDGAFPGPDIVMPVTNPYIPADLRTLLASRPTPGADFYPRRAFNEVGGRLSENTYETLQLVAGLRGDFGGGNDWRWDFYVSYGEMNHDEKQFGNVSRAAMRQLTFAADGGVALCGGFNIFGAGKISPGCAKFISRDVSNTTTIEQTIAEGYVTGTVYELPAGPLKASIGAQARNDRFDYKPDALLQGPDIVGFNPAVPVTGEINSREFYAEFLIPVLADLPFAKSLDINLGGRIANYNTIGQTSAWKADFTWSPVDRLLVRGGAQKAVRAPNVAELYSPVSLGFSGIGTPGAGTTAGDPCDDRSSFRTGPNATKVLALCQAQGVTTPFTQPSTQVEILGGGNPDLREETANSWTLGLVWAPQFDAALLRRLSLSLDYYNIEVEDAVGTLGVSVIVPACFNADGSNPNFDPNNFYCQLFDRLPAGGITRVQLNQINLAAIKTTGYDFQLDWGVDLPELGLPDGAGKLDINLVVSKLDSYERQNRPGAAFVDYAGSIGGDLSGGAFPEWKSVASATWAVGPAKLTARWRHLDGMQDARSIPVFSPTALDTPNYDLFDVMGSWAFEAPARITVRLGVNNLTDETPPYYTSYSNSNTDPSTYDILGRRWFAGVGVKF is encoded by the coding sequence ATGAGCGCCGCAAACCGGTCCATCCTCCTGTGCGCCAGCGCCCTGGCGAGCGCCGTCAGCCTGCAGGCCCTTCCGGCCCTGGCCCAGGAGGCCCAGGTCTCCGAAGTCGTCGTCACCGGCTCGCGCATCGCCCGCAAGGACTACGTCTCCGAGAGCCCGATCGTCACCGTCGGCCAGGACCAGATCGCCGCGGTCGGGATGACCACGATCGAGAACACGCTCAACCAGCTGCCGCAGTTCACGGCGTCCAACGGCGCGGGGACCAACACCACCAACTTCGTGACGACGCCCGGCCAGTCCTACGCCAACCTTCGCGGCCTGACGCCGGTGCGGACCCTGGTCCTGGTCGACGGCCGCCGCGTGGTCGCCGGCAACCCCAACGGCGTGGTCGACCTGAACACGGTGCCGACCTTCCTGGTCGACTCGGTCGAGACGATCACCGGCGGGGCCTCGGCGGTCTATGGCTCGGACGCCATCGCCGGGGTGGTCAACATCAAGCTCAAGCGCGACTTCGAAGGCTTCCAGGCCGACGCCCAGTACGGGCAGACCAGCGCCGGCGACGGCGGCCAGACCAGCCTGGCCATCGCCGGGGGGCTGGATATCAACGACGGGCGCGGGAACCTGTCGGTGGCCCTGACCTACGACAAGCGCGAGGGCTTGTTCGCGTCGGACCGCGACTGGGCGGCCATCGGCTACAGCATCCTGAACACCGGCCTGACGCCCTCGGGCGCCGCGACCATCCCGGACGGGCGCTACGATCCGACCTCCAACGCCGCCGGCGCCGCGAACCTGCCTACCCAGGCGGCCCTGGATCTGGTGTTCGGCGGCTACGGCGTCGCCCCGGGGACGGTGGCTCGCAACAGCACCATCAGCTTCAACGCCGACGGCACGCTGTTCACCACGGCTCCGGTCCGCAACTACCGCGGTCAGCAGACGCCCGGCTTCTCCGCGGCCAACTACACCTTCAACAGCGCCGACTACCGCTATCTGAGCCTGCCGCTGGAACGCTACTCGCTGTTCGCCCAGGGCCATTACGATCTCAACGAGAGCATCGAGGCCTACGGGACCGCCTCGTACACGACCTACGACGTCTCGCGGCAGCTCGGCCCGGCCTCGGCCTCCGATGGGGCCTTCCCGGGACCGGACATCGTCATGCCGGTGACCAATCCCTACATCCCGGCCGACCTGCGCACCCTGCTGGCCTCGCGTCCGACGCCGGGCGCGGACTTCTATCCCCGCCGCGCGTTCAACGAGGTCGGCGGCCGCCTGTCGGAGAACACCTACGAGACGCTCCAGCTCGTCGCGGGTCTGCGCGGCGACTTCGGCGGCGGCAACGACTGGCGGTGGGACTTCTACGTCTCCTACGGCGAGATGAATCACGACGAAAAGCAGTTCGGGAACGTCAGCCGGGCGGCGATGCGGCAGCTGACCTTCGCGGCCGACGGCGGCGTGGCGCTCTGCGGCGGGTTCAACATCTTCGGCGCCGGCAAGATCAGCCCCGGCTGCGCCAAGTTCATCTCGCGCGACGTCAGCAACACCACGACCATCGAGCAGACCATCGCCGAGGGCTACGTCACCGGCACGGTCTATGAACTGCCCGCCGGCCCGCTGAAGGCCTCCATCGGCGCCCAGGCGCGCAACGACCGCTTCGACTACAAGCCCGACGCCCTGCTGCAGGGGCCGGACATCGTCGGCTTCAACCCGGCCGTTCCGGTGACCGGCGAGATCAACTCGCGCGAATTCTACGCCGAGTTCCTGATCCCGGTGCTGGCCGACCTGCCCTTCGCCAAGAGCCTGGACATCAACCTCGGCGGCCGGATCGCCAACTACAACACCATCGGCCAGACCAGCGCCTGGAAGGCGGACTTCACCTGGAGTCCGGTCGACCGTCTGCTGGTTCGCGGCGGCGCCCAGAAGGCGGTCCGCGCCCCGAACGTGGCCGAGCTGTACTCGCCGGTTTCGTTGGGTTTCAGCGGCATCGGCACGCCGGGCGCGGGCACGACCGCCGGCGACCCCTGCGACGACCGTTCCTCGTTCCGCACCGGCCCGAACGCGACCAAGGTGCTGGCGCTCTGCCAGGCCCAGGGCGTCACGACCCCCTTCACCCAGCCCTCGACCCAGGTCGAGATCCTCGGCGGCGGCAATCCGGACCTTCGCGAAGAGACCGCCAACAGCTGGACCCTGGGTCTGGTGTGGGCGCCGCAGTTCGACGCGGCGCTGCTGCGGCGTCTCAGCCTGTCGCTGGACTACTACAACATCGAGGTGGAGGACGCGGTCGGGACCCTGGGCGTCTCGGTGATCGTGCCGGCCTGCTTCAACGCCGACGGCAGCAACCCCAACTTCGATCCGAACAACTTCTACTGCCAGCTGTTCGACCGTCTGCCGGCCGGCGGCATCACCCGGGTGCAGCTGAACCAGATCAACCTCGCGGCCATCAAGACCACCGGCTACGACTTCCAGCTGGACTGGGGCGTCGACCTGCCGGAGCTCGGTCTTCCGGACGGCGCCGGCAAGCTCGACATCAACCTGGTGGTCAGCAAGCTCGACAGCTACGAGCGCCAGAACCGCCCGGGCGCGGCCTTCGTCGACTACGCCGGCAGCATCGGCGGCGACCTGAGCGGCGGAGCCTTCCCGGAGTGGAAGTCGGTGGCCTCGGCGACCTGGGCGGTCGGTCCGGCCAAGCTGACGGCGCGGTGGCGTCATCTGGACGGCATGCAGGACGCTCGCAGCATCCCGGTGTTCAGCCCGACCGCGCTGGACACGCCCAACTACGACCTGTTCGACGTGATGGGCAGCTGGGCGTTCGAAGCCCCGGCCAGGATCACCGTCCGGCTGGGCGTCAACAACCTGACCGACGAGACGCCGCCCTACTACACCAGCTACAGCAACTCCAACACCGACCCGAGCACCTACGACATCCTCGGCCGGCGTTGGTTCGCCGGGGTCGGGGTGAAGTTCTAG